A single window of Nocardioides kongjuensis DNA harbors:
- a CDS encoding LysR family transcriptional regulator has translation MRIEQLEYVAAVTQHGSLRRASESLHISQPALSEAVSKLERELGVTLLDRRRTGARISRQGLDLLPDMVAVLDAVDRLRTSAGDQHNVSRTVRIGTVNAATSTLLVPASRDFQESAPNATVEVLNVQQAEIQQGLLEGSLDLGLVNLLAGDEPAHDLLGTALLHGRPVVVMPADHPLAAADEVSVDQLREERFVAMRAGYVMHRFAHRIFGSRLPRVCHTTDGAEMGKFMVSQGLGVTVLPDYSVAGDPLELAGLITARPIAGDATRVTLVLLQRKTDHVRAAVRDLHAALVAHARRLAA, from the coding sequence ATGAGGATCGAGCAGCTGGAGTACGTCGCGGCCGTGACGCAGCACGGGTCGCTGCGCCGCGCGAGTGAGAGCCTGCACATCTCGCAGCCCGCGCTCAGCGAGGCCGTCAGCAAGCTCGAGCGGGAGCTCGGGGTGACCCTGCTCGACCGGCGACGGACGGGCGCCCGGATCAGCCGCCAGGGCCTGGACCTGCTGCCGGACATGGTCGCGGTCCTGGACGCGGTCGACCGGCTCCGGACCTCTGCGGGCGACCAGCACAACGTGAGCCGCACCGTGCGGATCGGCACGGTCAACGCGGCCACCTCGACCCTGCTGGTCCCGGCCTCCCGGGACTTCCAGGAGTCGGCCCCCAATGCGACCGTCGAGGTCCTCAACGTGCAGCAGGCCGAGATCCAGCAGGGCCTCCTCGAAGGTTCCCTCGACCTCGGTCTGGTCAACCTGCTGGCCGGCGACGAGCCGGCGCACGACCTGCTGGGTACCGCCCTGCTGCACGGGCGCCCTGTCGTCGTGATGCCGGCCGACCACCCGCTGGCGGCAGCGGACGAGGTGAGCGTCGACCAGCTGCGCGAGGAGCGTTTCGTCGCCATGCGGGCCGGTTACGTGATGCACCGCTTCGCGCACCGGATCTTCGGCAGCCGGCTGCCCCGGGTGTGCCACACGACCGACGGCGCCGAGATGGGGAAGTTCATGGTCTCCCAGGGCCTGGGCGTCACGGTGCTCCCCGACTACAGCGTCGCCGGCGACCCGCTGGAGCTGGCCGGGCTGATCACCGCCCGTCCGATCGCCGGCGACGCCACCCGGGTCACCCTGGTCCTCCTGCAGCGCAAGACCGATCACGTCCGGGCCGCGGTCCGCGACCTCCACGCGGCGCTCGTCGCGCACGCGCGGAGGCTCGCGGCCTGA
- the sfnG gene encoding dimethylsulfone monooxygenase SfnG, with the protein MTSNPTRAPEPLKFAYWVPNVSGGLVVSRIEQRTDWGLDYNIELARLAEANGFDYALSQVRYIASYGAAYQHESTSISLAIALATERLKVIAAVHPGLWQPGVLAKLVASSDQYTKGRFCVNVVSGWFKDEFTKLGEPWLEHGERYRRSEEFIRYLREIWTSEHAELNGDFYRLHDFDLKPKPYDVPGRAHPEIFMGGNSTDARGMGGRVADWYFMNGNTPDGIAEQIHDVSDVAAVNGRAGQVRFGVNGFLIGRDTEAEARDVLREIVDKADREAVEGFGSAVKQAGQSTGDKVGMWQDSEFADLVQYNDGFRTGLIGTPEQIAHRMLEYKRRGVDLFLLGFLHFQEDVQYFGREVLPIVRELEAAELERV; encoded by the coding sequence ATGACCAGCAACCCGACCCGCGCGCCCGAGCCGCTGAAGTTCGCCTACTGGGTGCCCAACGTGAGCGGCGGCCTCGTGGTGAGCAGGATCGAGCAGCGCACCGACTGGGGACTCGACTACAACATCGAGCTTGCCCGGCTGGCCGAGGCCAACGGCTTCGACTACGCCCTCTCGCAGGTGCGCTACATCGCGTCGTACGGTGCCGCCTACCAGCACGAGTCGACCTCGATCAGCCTCGCCATCGCGCTGGCGACCGAGCGGCTCAAGGTGATCGCCGCGGTCCACCCGGGCCTGTGGCAGCCGGGCGTGCTCGCCAAGCTGGTCGCGAGCTCCGACCAGTACACCAAGGGCCGGTTCTGCGTGAACGTCGTCAGCGGCTGGTTCAAGGACGAGTTCACCAAGCTCGGCGAGCCGTGGCTCGAGCACGGCGAGCGCTACCGCCGGTCGGAGGAGTTCATCCGGTACCTGCGGGAGATCTGGACCAGCGAGCACGCCGAGCTCAACGGCGACTTCTACCGGCTGCACGACTTCGACCTCAAGCCGAAGCCGTACGACGTGCCCGGCCGCGCGCACCCCGAGATCTTCATGGGCGGCAACTCGACCGACGCGCGCGGCATGGGCGGCCGGGTCGCCGACTGGTACTTCATGAACGGCAACACCCCCGACGGCATCGCCGAGCAGATCCACGACGTCAGCGACGTCGCCGCCGTCAACGGCCGGGCCGGACAGGTGCGCTTCGGCGTCAACGGCTTCCTCATCGGTCGCGACACCGAGGCCGAGGCCCGCGACGTGCTGCGCGAGATCGTCGACAAGGCCGACCGCGAGGCGGTCGAGGGCTTCGGGTCCGCGGTCAAGCAGGCCGGGCAGTCGACCGGCGACAAGGTCGGCATGTGGCAGGACTCGGAGTTCGCCGACCTGGTGCAGTACAACGACGGCTTCCGCACCGGCCTGATCGGCACGCCGGAGCAGATCGCCCACCGGATGCTGGAGTACAAGCGCCGCGGTGTGGACCTGTTCCTGCTCGGCTTCCTGCACTTCCAGGAGGACGTGCAGTACTTCGGGCGCGAGGTGCTCCCGATCGTGCGCGAGCTCGAGGCCGCGGAGCTGGAGCGGGTCTGA
- a CDS encoding SfnB family sulfur acquisition oxidoreductase produces MPVPVLSDREAIAVAAELGERFAKGAAARDADRVLPVDELAELSASGLLAVSVPAAYGGAGLPASVLAEVFRLLAAGDPSIAQVPHSHFVYVNALSHQGTPDQQAFLFGEVLDGKRFGNAQSEIGTRHVRDFRTTLRPDGAGGWVLDGEKGYATGALLADWIPVLCHLDVDGPLHVAWVERHAPGVSVVDDWNGMGQRTTASGTVRLEGVAVGADRITPYHLTFEGPQTYGAFAQLLHAALDAGIARAALADAAEFVTTKSRPCPDAIAELGTTRHAEDPTVVQAFGELELAVRAAEALLAEAGRAVDRADADLDAESAGAASLAVAAARAATTSASLEAGTRLFEVSGTRAALDSLNLHRHWRNARTHTLHDPAAWKVRHLGRWALDGQLPPNHGQL; encoded by the coding sequence ATGCCGGTCCCCGTGCTGTCCGACCGCGAGGCGATCGCCGTCGCCGCCGAGCTCGGCGAGCGGTTCGCGAAGGGCGCGGCCGCGCGCGACGCCGACCGGGTGCTGCCCGTCGACGAGCTCGCCGAGCTGTCCGCGTCCGGGCTGCTCGCGGTGAGCGTGCCTGCGGCGTACGGCGGTGCCGGGCTCCCGGCGTCCGTGCTGGCAGAGGTGTTCCGCCTGCTGGCCGCCGGCGACCCGAGCATCGCGCAGGTCCCGCACAGCCACTTCGTCTACGTCAACGCGCTCAGCCACCAGGGGACGCCCGACCAGCAGGCGTTCCTCTTCGGCGAGGTGCTGGACGGGAAGCGGTTCGGCAACGCCCAGTCCGAGATCGGCACGCGCCACGTGCGTGACTTCCGGACCACGTTGCGGCCCGACGGCGCCGGCGGCTGGGTGCTCGACGGGGAGAAGGGCTACGCCACCGGCGCCCTGCTCGCCGACTGGATCCCGGTGCTGTGCCACCTCGACGTCGACGGGCCGTTGCACGTCGCCTGGGTCGAGCGGCACGCCCCCGGCGTGAGCGTCGTCGACGACTGGAACGGCATGGGCCAGCGGACGACGGCCAGCGGCACGGTGCGGCTCGAGGGCGTCGCCGTCGGCGCGGACCGGATCACGCCGTACCACCTGACCTTCGAGGGGCCGCAGACCTACGGCGCCTTCGCCCAGCTGCTGCACGCGGCTCTCGACGCGGGCATCGCCCGCGCCGCCCTCGCCGACGCGGCGGAGTTCGTCACCACCAAGAGCCGGCCCTGCCCGGACGCCATCGCGGAGCTCGGCACCACCCGGCACGCCGAGGACCCCACGGTCGTCCAGGCGTTCGGCGAGCTCGAGCTCGCGGTGCGGGCCGCGGAGGCGCTGCTCGCCGAGGCCGGTCGCGCGGTCGACCGGGCCGATGCCGACCTCGATGCCGAGTCGGCCGGCGCCGCCAGCCTGGCGGTCGCGGCGGCGCGGGCCGCGACGACCAGCGCGAGCCTCGAGGCGGGCACGCGTCTCTTCGAGGTCAGCGGGACCCGGGCCGCCCTCGACTCCCTCAACCTGCACCGGCACTGGCGCAACGCGCGCACCCACACCCTCCACGACCCGGCCGCCTGGAAGGTGCGTCACCTGGGGCGCTGGGCCCTCGACGGCCAGCTGCCTCCCAACCACGGCCAGCTCTGA
- a CDS encoding LLM class flavin-dependent oxidoreductase, with the protein MTHQLKFHWFLPTNGGDGRHVVGGGHGVTSFTGERPNSVAYLGQIARSAEQLGFEAALTPTGAWCEDAWVSTAMLSSLSERLKFLVAFRPGLTSPFLAAQMAGTFQNLSGGRLLLNVVTGGESHEQRMYGDHLDKDARYERCDEFLHLVRALWAGESVTHEGEHYRLDDAVLAQIPDPLPEIYFGGSSAAAGRVAARHVDVYLTWGEPPAAVREKIEWVSKLAADEGRQLRFGIRLHSIARDTSEAAWAEADRLLAGIDDDQIAQVQAGLRRSESVGQARMLELNGGSRDSLEIHPNLWAGVGLVRGGAGTAMVGSFTEIADLVEQYVEVGISEFVMSGYPHLEESYWFGEGVLPELARRGLWSHPAPAARSVAAVPFGGRQVVS; encoded by the coding sequence ATGACTCATCAGCTCAAGTTCCACTGGTTCCTGCCCACCAACGGCGGCGACGGACGACACGTGGTCGGCGGGGGACACGGCGTCACCTCGTTCACGGGGGAGCGCCCCAACTCCGTCGCCTACCTGGGCCAGATCGCGCGCAGCGCCGAGCAGCTCGGCTTCGAGGCGGCGCTGACCCCGACCGGGGCCTGGTGCGAGGACGCCTGGGTCTCGACGGCCATGCTGAGCTCGCTGTCGGAGCGGCTGAAGTTCCTCGTCGCCTTCCGGCCCGGTCTCACCTCGCCGTTCCTGGCGGCGCAGATGGCCGGGACCTTCCAGAACCTCTCCGGCGGCCGGCTGCTGCTGAACGTGGTCACCGGGGGCGAGTCCCACGAGCAGCGGATGTACGGCGACCACCTCGACAAGGACGCTCGCTACGAGCGCTGCGACGAGTTCCTGCACCTGGTCCGCGCGCTCTGGGCGGGGGAGAGCGTCACCCACGAGGGCGAGCACTACCGCCTCGACGACGCGGTGCTGGCGCAGATCCCCGACCCGCTGCCGGAGATCTACTTCGGAGGATCGTCGGCCGCCGCCGGCCGAGTGGCCGCCCGGCACGTCGACGTCTACCTGACCTGGGGCGAGCCGCCGGCCGCCGTACGGGAGAAGATCGAGTGGGTCTCCAAGCTGGCCGCCGACGAGGGGCGCCAGCTGCGCTTCGGCATCCGGCTGCACTCGATCGCCCGCGACACCTCCGAGGCGGCCTGGGCCGAGGCGGACCGGCTCCTCGCCGGCATCGACGACGACCAGATCGCACAGGTCCAGGCGGGCCTGCGGCGCAGCGAGTCGGTGGGCCAGGCCCGGATGCTGGAGCTCAACGGCGGCAGCAGGGACTCCCTGGAGATCCACCCGAACCTGTGGGCCGGGGTCGGCTTGGTGCGGGGCGGCGCCGGAACTGCCATGGTCGGCAGCTTCACCGAGATCGCCGACCTGGTCGAGCAGTACGTCGAGGTGGGGATCTCGGAGTTCGTGATGTCCGGCTACCCCCACCTCGAGGAGTCCTACTGGTTCGGTGAGGGCGTGCTGCCCGAGCTGGCCCGGCGGGGCCTGTGGTCACACCCGGCTCCGGCCGCCCGGTCGGTCGCAGCGGTGCCCTTCGGTGGCCGTCAGGTGGTGTCGTGA
- a CDS encoding NAD(P)H-dependent oxidoreductase, whose translation MSTAVVVGNPRPASRTLAAATLLAGQLTGTTPDPVVDLATVGAGLLELDDPGTGRLVEQVEQADVVVFACPTYKGTYTGLLKLFLDRFEARPRPALAVPLMLGAGPGHSLAAELTLRPVLAELGFTTVRGLYVLDSQHDDPAAHAAWLEQVRPVVSALHRSGASA comes from the coding sequence GTGAGCACAGCGGTCGTCGTCGGCAATCCCAGGCCGGCGTCGCGCACCCTCGCCGCGGCGACGCTGCTCGCCGGCCAGCTGACCGGCACGACGCCCGACCCGGTCGTCGACCTCGCCACCGTGGGCGCCGGCCTGCTGGAGCTGGACGACCCCGGGACCGGGCGCCTGGTCGAGCAGGTGGAGCAGGCGGACGTCGTGGTGTTCGCGTGCCCGACCTACAAGGGGACCTACACCGGGCTGCTCAAGCTCTTCCTCGACCGTTTCGAGGCGCGGCCCCGACCCGCGCTCGCCGTCCCGCTGATGCTGGGGGCGGGTCCCGGGCACTCACTGGCCGCCGAGCTGACCCTGCGTCCGGTGCTCGCCGAGCTCGGCTTCACCACCGTGCGCGGCCTGTACGTCCTCGACAGCCAGCACGATGACCCGGCCGCCCACGCGGCCTGGCTGGAGCAGGTCCGGCCGGTCGTCTCCGCCCTCCACCGATCGGGAGCATCCGCATGA
- a CDS encoding flavin reductase family protein, producing the protein MSLTALTTNQDLDPGRLREAFGVFPSGVVAVAAEVDGTLTGLAASSFTSVSLDPPLVSFSVANTSKTWPDLRRADHLGLTVLAEHHGDVCRRLAGPVEHRFDDVEVTVSPEGAVLLDDGLARFDCTIHHEVRAGDHTLVLLELHAVDHADTAQPLVFHRSGFGRLTAAV; encoded by the coding sequence ATGAGCCTCACCGCACTGACCACCAACCAGGACCTCGACCCGGGGCGGCTGCGTGAGGCCTTCGGCGTCTTCCCGAGCGGCGTCGTCGCCGTGGCCGCCGAGGTCGACGGCACGCTGACCGGGCTCGCCGCGAGCTCCTTCACCTCGGTCAGCCTCGACCCGCCGTTGGTCTCGTTCTCGGTGGCGAACACCTCGAAGACCTGGCCGGACCTGCGCCGCGCCGACCACCTGGGGCTCACCGTGCTGGCCGAGCACCACGGAGACGTGTGCCGGCGGCTGGCGGGCCCGGTCGAGCACCGCTTCGACGACGTCGAGGTGACGGTGAGCCCCGAAGGCGCGGTGCTCCTGGACGACGGGCTCGCCCGCTTCGACTGCACCATCCACCACGAGGTCCGGGCGGGCGACCACACCCTCGTGCTGCTCGAGCTGCACGCCGTCGACCACGCCGACACGGCGCAGCCGCTGGTGTTCCACCGCAGCGGATTCGGGAGGCTCACCGCCGCCGTGTGA
- a CDS encoding beta-class carbonic anhydrase: MGDFDDLLKANRDYAETFDQGGFDGKAHAGVAIVTCMDSRIDPLRMLGLDYGDAKIFRNPGGRVTEAALEALVLGAHLLNVDRILVIPHTRCAMASNSEAEIHDKIGAAVGQDVTWHAFHVIEDQKRSLAEDVRKVTSHPLIPDSVKVGGFIYDVDTGLLSQEV, translated from the coding sequence ATGGGTGACTTCGACGATCTGCTGAAGGCGAACCGCGACTACGCCGAGACCTTCGACCAGGGCGGGTTCGACGGCAAGGCCCATGCCGGTGTCGCGATCGTGACCTGCATGGACTCCCGCATCGACCCGCTGCGGATGCTCGGCCTCGACTACGGCGACGCCAAGATCTTCCGCAACCCGGGTGGCCGCGTCACCGAGGCCGCCCTCGAGGCGCTCGTGCTCGGCGCCCACCTGCTCAACGTCGACCGGATCCTGGTCATCCCGCACACCCGCTGTGCGATGGCGTCGAACAGCGAGGCCGAGATCCACGACAAGATCGGCGCCGCTGTCGGCCAGGACGTCACCTGGCACGCCTTCCACGTGATCGAGGACCAGAAGCGGAGCCTGGCCGAGGACGTCCGCAAGGTCACCTCGCACCCGCTCATCCCCGACTCGGTCAAGGTCGGCGGGTTCATCTACGACGTCGACACGGGCCTGCTGTCCCAGGAGGTCTGA
- a CDS encoding MFS transporter produces the protein MSTANRLLLAFCTLAVAFAAVDTYVVVLALPDMMAGAGIPVEELQRAAPIVSGFLLGYVAILPLVGRIADLRGQVPVLAMSLVVFSAGSLVTAISYDLPSMVAGRFLQGVGGGGLVPATMSLVAALYPVERRGLPLGIVSAVQEFGSVLGPLFGALVLSFTSWRGIFAINLAVGALLVVAVGLVSSSGSRRSDEGTETAYRDARRHLDRTLGVLLLAATLVAGFLTFVEPGSLQRDLAWGQLFIPYVDGGSRWVTPVGIAALAAFVLLVAWCWFRPRALVDLRGWLGHLLAADLPGAGLLAIVLGGIVLAFATADPEVAVFSPQGPWFLTGSAVAAVLLVVHLRRADAPIVPRGALRAVPAWGSLVVSFLVGWALIAALVDIPLFARTTTEKESQLGAALVLLRFLAALPVGAVVGGWLLRRTNAGVLTAVGMLAASGSFLVMGQWGAHSLDGFASNVPLVVGGFGFGLALAPVNAAILASTDDDAHGLASALVVVARMVGMLVGISALTTIGLRRLYAERAADPSLGISELGILQEQAVFRGASAAAFAAAVLALAVLSRAHTRDVDTAEVLRAGG, from the coding sequence ATGAGCACGGCGAACCGGCTGCTGCTGGCCTTCTGCACGCTCGCCGTGGCGTTCGCGGCGGTCGACACCTACGTCGTCGTGCTCGCGCTGCCGGACATGATGGCCGGCGCCGGCATCCCGGTCGAGGAGCTCCAGCGGGCAGCGCCGATCGTCTCCGGCTTCCTGCTGGGGTACGTCGCGATCCTGCCGCTCGTGGGCCGGATCGCCGACCTGCGCGGCCAGGTGCCGGTGCTGGCGATGTCGCTCGTGGTGTTCTCCGCCGGCTCGCTGGTCACCGCGATCTCCTACGACCTGCCGAGCATGGTCGCCGGCCGCTTCCTGCAGGGCGTCGGCGGCGGTGGGCTGGTCCCCGCGACCATGTCGCTGGTCGCCGCCCTCTACCCGGTCGAGCGGCGCGGGCTCCCTCTCGGCATCGTCTCGGCGGTCCAGGAGTTCGGCAGCGTCCTCGGCCCGCTGTTCGGGGCCCTCGTGCTCTCCTTCACCTCCTGGCGCGGGATCTTCGCGATCAACCTCGCCGTCGGTGCGCTGCTGGTCGTCGCGGTCGGCCTCGTGAGCTCGTCGGGCAGCCGCCGGAGCGACGAAGGGACGGAGACGGCGTATCGAGACGCCCGCCGACACCTCGACCGCACCCTCGGCGTCCTGCTCCTCGCCGCGACCCTGGTCGCCGGCTTCCTCACCTTCGTCGAGCCCGGCAGCCTGCAGCGCGACCTCGCCTGGGGCCAGCTGTTCATCCCGTACGTCGACGGGGGCAGTCGCTGGGTCACCCCGGTCGGCATCGCAGCACTCGCCGCCTTCGTGCTGCTGGTGGCGTGGTGCTGGTTCCGGCCGCGGGCGCTGGTCGACCTGCGCGGCTGGCTCGGCCACCTGCTCGCCGCCGACCTGCCCGGTGCGGGCCTGCTGGCGATCGTCCTCGGCGGCATCGTGCTGGCCTTCGCGACCGCCGACCCCGAGGTCGCGGTCTTCTCCCCCCAGGGACCGTGGTTCCTCACGGGCTCGGCCGTGGCGGCCGTGCTGCTCGTGGTGCACCTGCGCCGGGCCGACGCCCCGATCGTGCCCCGCGGCGCCCTGCGCGCGGTCCCCGCGTGGGGGTCCCTCGTCGTCAGCTTCCTCGTCGGCTGGGCCCTGATCGCGGCCCTCGTCGACATCCCCCTGTTCGCCCGCACGACCACCGAGAAGGAGTCCCAGCTCGGCGCGGCGCTGGTCCTGCTGCGCTTCCTGGCCGCGCTGCCCGTCGGCGCGGTCGTGGGCGGCTGGCTGCTGCGCCGTACCAATGCGGGGGTCCTCACCGCCGTCGGCATGCTCGCCGCGAGCGGCTCCTTCCTGGTGATGGGCCAGTGGGGCGCGCACAGCCTCGACGGGTTCGCGTCCAACGTCCCGCTGGTCGTCGGGGGCTTCGGCTTCGGCCTGGCCCTCGCGCCCGTCAACGCCGCGATCCTCGCCAGCACCGACGACGACGCCCACGGCCTCGCCAGCGCACTGGTGGTCGTGGCCCGGATGGTCGGCATGCTGGTCGGGATCTCGGCGCTGACCACGATCGGCCTGCGCCGCCTGTACGCCGAGCGCGCCGCCGACCCGAGCCTCGGCATCAGCGAGCTCGGCATCCTGCAGGAGCAGGCGGTGTTCCGCGGTGCGTCCGCGGCGGCCTTCGCGGCCGCCGTGCTCGCCCTGGCAGTGTTGTCGAGAGCACACACCCGGGACGTGGACACCGCCGAGGTGCTGCGCGCCGGGGGCTAA
- a CDS encoding LppX_LprAFG lipoprotein, which yields MTTPTRVAAGLLSAIVAVGGLTACSGDDGGSKAASWSEAGAKAKELLDDTSGIEVSLSTGDDPGTDYLSAASGTIVADPPAFEGTVAGRVSGFEASSIDVVSVDGTLWIDAPVIGWTDEYQPAKLCAPDPAKLLDPSTGVSTVLTSSTGVKAGKSERGGKDNKEIFHTYAGTATGDAIRKILPCAEGDDFEATYRLDDKGYLRTARLTGVFFKDSEPLTYTIDVTRYGVTKDISAPR from the coding sequence ATGACGACCCCGACCCGCGTGGCCGCCGGCCTGCTCTCCGCCATCGTCGCCGTCGGCGGCCTGACCGCCTGCTCGGGTGACGACGGCGGCTCGAAGGCCGCGTCGTGGTCCGAGGCCGGCGCGAAGGCCAAGGAGCTGCTCGACGACACCAGCGGCATCGAGGTCTCCCTGTCGACCGGCGACGACCCCGGCACCGACTACCTCTCGGCCGCGAGCGGCACCATCGTCGCCGACCCGCCGGCCTTCGAGGGCACCGTCGCCGGCCGGGTCAGCGGGTTCGAGGCGAGCTCGATCGACGTGGTCTCGGTCGACGGCACGCTGTGGATCGACGCGCCCGTGATCGGCTGGACCGACGAGTACCAGCCGGCGAAGCTGTGCGCCCCCGACCCGGCGAAGCTGCTCGACCCGTCGACCGGCGTCTCGACCGTGCTCACCAGCAGCACGGGGGTGAAGGCCGGCAAGTCCGAGCGAGGCGGCAAGGACAACAAGGAGATCTTCCACACCTACGCCGGCACCGCCACGGGCGACGCGATCCGCAAGATCCTGCCGTGCGCCGAGGGAGACGACTTCGAGGCGACGTACCGCCTCGACGACAAGGGCTACCTGCGCACCGCGCGGCTGACCGGCGTCTTCTTCAAGGACTCCGAGCCGCTGACCTACACCATCGACGTCACGAGGTACGGCGTCACGAAGGACATCTCGGCTCCCCGGTGA